From the Flavimarina sp. Hel_I_48 genome, one window contains:
- a CDS encoding exodeoxyribonuclease III: MKIISYNVNGIRAALRKNFMGWLKSADPDVVCIQEIKANKEQLELGIFEEAGYHAYWFSAQKKGYSGVAILSKKQPDHVEYGTGIPSMDAEGRNIRADFGDLSVMSLYLPSGTNSARLDHKLEYMALFQDYINNLKIDRPNLVIAGDYNICHEAIDIHDPVRLKNTSGFLPVERAWIGDFINSGFIDSFRHLNEDSEQYSWWSYRANARQNNKGWRIDYNMVSAPLQEKIKRAVILSEAKHSDHCPILVELD, from the coding sequence ATGAAAATCATCTCTTATAACGTTAACGGTATACGTGCCGCACTGAGAAAAAACTTTATGGGCTGGCTAAAAAGCGCTGATCCTGATGTCGTTTGCATTCAGGAAATCAAAGCCAATAAAGAACAACTGGAACTCGGGATTTTTGAGGAAGCCGGTTATCACGCTTATTGGTTCAGCGCGCAAAAAAAAGGCTATAGCGGCGTGGCCATCTTGAGCAAAAAACAACCAGACCATGTTGAATACGGTACGGGAATCCCTTCTATGGATGCTGAGGGCCGCAATATCAGGGCAGATTTTGGCGATTTATCAGTAATGAGCCTGTATTTACCATCAGGTACAAATTCGGCCAGATTAGACCATAAACTGGAATATATGGCCCTTTTTCAGGACTATATAAATAACCTGAAAATAGATCGTCCCAATCTGGTCATTGCCGGTGACTACAATATTTGTCATGAAGCTATTGACATTCACGATCCCGTACGCCTCAAAAACACCAGTGGATTCCTACCGGTAGAACGCGCCTGGATAGGTGATTTTATTAATAGTGGTTTTATAGATTCCTTCCGCCACCTCAACGAAGATTCAGAGCAGTATTCCTGGTGGAGCTATCGTGCAAATGCACGCCAGAACAACAAGGGCTGGAGAATAGATTACAATATGGTAAGCGCGCCACTCCAGGAAAAAATCAAACGCGCCGTTATTTTAAGCGAAGCAAAACACAGCGACCATTGCCCTATTTTAGTGGAATTGGATTGA
- a CDS encoding glycine--tRNA ligase: protein MAQPDDQFKRVISHAKEYGYIFSSSEIYDGLSAVYDYGQNGAELKKNIREYWWKSMVHLHENIVGLDASIFMHPTTWKASGHVDAFNDPLIDNKDSKKRYRADVLIEDYAEKLNQKAQKEIEKAKKRFGDAFDENEFVNTNPRVVRYREEQDRVIKRMARSLEAEDLADVKALIEELEIADPDTGSRNWTDVRQFNLMFGTKLGASAENATDLFLRPETAQGIFVNFLNVQKSGRMKIPFGIAQTGKAFRNEIVARQFIFRMREFEQMEMQFFVRPGEELKWYEHWKETRMKWHLSLGLGEENYRFHDHEKMAHYANAAADIEFNFPFGFKELEGIHSRTDFDLKAHEEHSGKKLQFFDHELNESYVPYVVETSIGLDRMFLAVFSKALEEEELENGSTRTVLKIPSVLAPFKAAVFPLLKKDGLPEIAQQIVDDLKWDFNVDYDEKDAVGRRYRRQDAAGTPFCITVDHETKEDNAVTVRDRDSMEQVRIPIDKLSQFLHEKVDFKHWMS, encoded by the coding sequence ATGGCACAACCAGATGATCAGTTTAAAAGAGTAATCTCCCACGCAAAAGAATACGGCTATATCTTTAGCAGCAGCGAGATCTATGACGGGCTAAGTGCCGTGTATGATTATGGCCAGAATGGTGCAGAACTCAAGAAAAACATAAGGGAATACTGGTGGAAAAGTATGGTGCACTTGCATGAAAATATCGTGGGCCTTGATGCTTCCATTTTTATGCACCCTACCACGTGGAAGGCTTCTGGCCACGTTGATGCTTTTAACGATCCCCTTATTGACAATAAAGATTCTAAAAAGCGCTATCGTGCTGATGTGCTTATTGAAGATTATGCTGAAAAACTGAACCAAAAAGCCCAAAAAGAGATCGAAAAAGCCAAAAAACGCTTTGGGGATGCCTTTGATGAAAACGAATTTGTAAATACAAACCCGCGCGTGGTACGCTACCGCGAAGAACAGGATCGCGTCATAAAACGTATGGCGCGCTCGCTGGAAGCCGAAGATCTTGCAGATGTAAAAGCACTTATTGAAGAACTTGAAATCGCAGATCCTGATACCGGCTCCAGGAACTGGACTGATGTGCGCCAGTTCAACCTCATGTTTGGCACAAAACTGGGCGCTTCCGCAGAAAATGCGACAGATTTGTTTTTAAGACCAGAAACCGCCCAGGGTATCTTTGTAAACTTTCTCAACGTACAGAAAAGCGGAAGGATGAAAATTCCATTTGGTATCGCGCAGACGGGAAAAGCCTTTAGAAACGAGATCGTCGCCAGGCAGTTTATCTTCCGCATGCGGGAATTTGAACAGATGGAAATGCAGTTTTTCGTTCGCCCCGGCGAGGAATTGAAATGGTATGAGCACTGGAAGGAAACACGTATGAAATGGCATCTTTCCCTGGGTCTGGGCGAAGAAAATTACCGTTTTCACGACCATGAGAAAATGGCACATTATGCGAACGCGGCGGCAGATATTGAATTTAATTTCCCTTTTGGCTTTAAAGAACTGGAAGGTATTCACAGCCGTACCGATTTTGACCTAAAAGCGCATGAAGAGCATTCTGGCAAGAAATTGCAGTTTTTTGACCATGAACTCAATGAAAGCTACGTCCCTTATGTGGTGGAAACTTCCATAGGTCTGGACCGCATGTTCCTTGCTGTATTCTCTAAGGCTCTGGAAGAAGAAGAACTTGAGAACGGCAGTACGCGTACCGTGCTAAAAATCCCATCAGTGCTTGCTCCTTTTAAGGCGGCAGTGTTTCCTTTGCTCAAAAAAGACGGACTTCCAGAAATCGCACAGCAAATTGTAGATGACCTCAAATGGGATTTTAATGTCGATTATGATGAGAAAGACGCCGTGGGCCGTCGTTACCGCAGGCAGGATGCGGCAGGAACTCCTTTTTGTATCACCGTAGACCATGAGACAAAAGAGGATAACGCGGTGACCGTTAGGGATCGCGATAGTATGGAACAGGTGCGTATCCCAATTGACAAACTGAGTCAGTTTTTACATGAAAAAGTTGATTTTAAGCACTGGATGAGCTGA
- a CDS encoding ComF family protein produces the protein MANPLQHLFNLFFPASCLACDAVLQPGERLICTQCRHDLPVTGLHYTTQKPIHELLYGRVEIEHASALFYFDKKSKVQQLIHNLKYRNYEELSGFLGKWLGFELSELEAYQDIDCVIPVPLHKSRLRERGYNQVTGFGQAIADLLEIPLEADTLLRTKKTKTQVFMTRVSRSKEVIGSFEVATTKKLRGKHILLVDDLITTGGTMEGCAIALQKIPDIKISIAAMAIAHG, from the coding sequence ATGGCAAACCCACTGCAGCACCTCTTTAACCTGTTCTTTCCCGCGAGCTGTCTTGCCTGTGATGCCGTGCTTCAACCCGGTGAACGTTTAATATGTACGCAGTGCAGGCATGACCTACCTGTTACTGGATTGCATTATACAACGCAAAAACCTATTCACGAATTGCTTTATGGCCGTGTGGAAATTGAACATGCAAGTGCATTATTTTATTTTGATAAAAAAAGCAAGGTACAGCAGCTCATCCACAATCTAAAATATAGAAACTATGAGGAATTGAGTGGTTTTTTAGGAAAGTGGTTGGGTTTTGAACTGTCGGAATTAGAAGCGTATCAGGACATAGATTGCGTTATTCCCGTACCATTGCATAAATCCCGGTTGAGGGAAAGGGGCTATAATCAGGTTACCGGTTTTGGGCAGGCGATCGCAGACCTACTTGAAATCCCACTGGAAGCTGATACGCTCCTAAGGACTAAAAAAACCAAAACACAGGTTTTTATGACACGTGTGTCACGCAGTAAAGAAGTTATAGGTTCCTTTGAAGTGGCAACTACAAAAAAGCTCAGGGGAAAACATATTTTACTGGTAGATGACCTCATCACCACGGGCGGTACCATGGAAGGTTGTGCCATCGCATTACAGAAAATCCCGGATATAAAAATCAGTATCGCCGCGATGGCAATAGCGCATGGATGA
- a CDS encoding amidohydrolase produces MQKTLKIAGLQADLAWHDPKSNTAHFNKIIEGLDEDLDLIVLPEMFATGFSMQPENIADSGDTLQWMKKQALQTKSAIAGSLMVVDDGTYYNRFYFVTPEGTVDHYDKRHRFTLAGEHEVYARGKTPKIVTYKGWKIALQVCYDLRFPVFSRNTQDYDVLLYVANWPKTRVFAWDTLLKARAIENMSYCVGINRVGTDDNNNEYDGHSGIYDCLGATLAFAEKRETTVTATLTKEHLQETRHKLNFLADRDSFHLLD; encoded by the coding sequence ATGCAAAAAACATTAAAAATTGCCGGTTTACAGGCAGATTTAGCCTGGCACGACCCTAAATCCAATACAGCGCATTTCAATAAAATAATTGAAGGCCTGGATGAAGATCTTGATCTCATTGTGCTGCCCGAAATGTTTGCGACCGGTTTTAGCATGCAACCCGAAAATATAGCAGATAGCGGCGATACCCTGCAATGGATGAAAAAACAGGCGCTACAGACTAAGTCTGCCATTGCCGGAAGCCTGATGGTGGTAGATGACGGGACGTATTACAATCGGTTTTATTTTGTGACGCCAGAGGGAACGGTAGATCATTATGATAAACGACACCGTTTTACCCTGGCCGGTGAACATGAGGTATATGCACGAGGTAAAACACCAAAAATCGTAACCTATAAAGGATGGAAAATTGCCCTGCAAGTGTGCTATGACTTGAGATTTCCGGTTTTTTCCAGGAATACTCAAGATTATGATGTTTTACTTTATGTGGCCAACTGGCCAAAGACACGGGTTTTTGCCTGGGACACACTTCTAAAGGCACGTGCGATAGAAAACATGAGTTATTGCGTGGGTATAAACCGCGTAGGTACAGATGACAACAACAATGAATACGATGGCCATAGCGGGATTTATGACTGCCTGGGGGCAACCCTGGCTTTCGCCGAAAAAAGAGAGACCACAGTTACCGCCACTTTAACAAAAGAGCATCTTCAAGAAACCAGGCATAAACTTAATTTTCTGGCTGATAGGGATTCGTTTCATCTTCTGGATTGA
- a CDS encoding aldo/keto reductase — MKFTTLPNTDIKVSKICLGTMTWGEQNTEAEGHAQLDYALEQGVNFIDTAELYSVPARAETYGSTEKIIGTWLNKSGKRDDLIINSKIAGPAEMTRHIRTGGYAKAEIKDAIHKSLKRLQTDYIDLYQLHWPERNTNYFGKLNYSHDPDEAWNDNFKEVLESLNEFVKEGLIRHIGLSNETAYGLSRFLEESRHAELPKMITVQNPYNLLNRKDEIGLTEIMMREEVGMLAYSPLGFGTLSGKHLDGIQKNTRLSLFPQYDRYSNENSIAATRKYKEIAESHGLSLAQMALAFVNTRPFMTANIIGATKMEQLKENIASIDVDLSQEVMEEIEAVHTATPNPAP; from the coding sequence ATGAAATTTACCACACTTCCCAATACAGATATTAAAGTAAGTAAAATCTGCCTGGGCACCATGACCTGGGGCGAGCAGAATACCGAAGCCGAAGGACACGCCCAGCTGGATTATGCCCTGGAGCAAGGAGTCAATTTTATTGACACGGCAGAACTTTACAGCGTGCCCGCAAGGGCCGAAACCTATGGCAGTACAGAAAAAATAATAGGTACCTGGCTCAACAAAAGTGGCAAACGTGATGACCTGATCATTAATTCTAAGATTGCCGGTCCCGCCGAAATGACCAGGCACATTCGTACGGGCGGTTACGCTAAAGCGGAAATCAAGGATGCGATCCACAAAAGCCTTAAACGCCTGCAAACCGATTACATTGACCTGTACCAATTGCACTGGCCGGAACGCAATACCAATTATTTTGGCAAACTAAACTACAGCCATGATCCTGATGAAGCCTGGAACGACAACTTTAAGGAAGTTCTGGAAAGCCTTAATGAATTTGTAAAAGAAGGTTTGATTCGCCACATAGGCCTGAGCAACGAGACCGCATATGGACTTTCACGCTTTTTAGAGGAATCCAGACATGCGGAGTTGCCAAAAATGATTACCGTACAAAACCCGTATAATCTGCTCAACCGCAAGGATGAAATTGGCTTGACCGAAATCATGATGCGTGAAGAAGTGGGCATGCTTGCCTATTCCCCTTTGGGTTTTGGAACCCTGAGCGGAAAGCATCTGGATGGCATCCAAAAAAACACACGCCTTTCCCTTTTTCCGCAGTATGACCGGTACAGCAATGAAAACAGTATCGCGGCCACAAGAAAATATAAAGAAATAGCAGAATCCCACGGACTATCACTGGCTCAAATGGCACTCGCTTTTGTGAACACCAGACCGTTTATGACCGCTAACATCATTGGTGCTACAAAAATGGAACAGCTCAAAGAAAACATCGCAAGTATAGACGTTGATCTTTCTCAGGAAGTGATGGAAGAAATAGAGGCCGTACATACCGCAACGCCCAATCCAGCTCCTTAA
- a CDS encoding Ig-like domain-containing protein — MLKKISYFLASLFLLLLVVRCAKRGSPEGGPKDMDPPVFVSANPPNYSTNFDAEEIRINFNELIKLKELQKNLIISPPLNPPALITPLGGAAPYIRISIEDTLLPNTTYVFNFGNSVVDNNENNPFRFFKYVMSTGDYIDSLTVKGEIRDALQQQPDEFVTVMLYEIDSTYNDSIIYKSVPRYVTNTLDSTTSFELTNVRAGKYRLAALKDEASNYTFQPDKDKIAFYDQVIEVPKDTSYVLTLFMEDPPLKAGRPVQTKLQRVAFPIAGNRDSISISLMNEKPSGFESLVTFKEGQDSLRYWYRPELERDSLIFEVAAGASKLDTFYLRKRPLRPDSLAFNALSRGTIKIGDAFKIETTIPIVSIDSSKISVIKSDSLNVAFKTGLFKEESSFQVKFKTEESSNYQITFLPEALTDFFGTTNDTLYYETQTKVIADYGELKLTLQEAENYPYIVQIVTEKGEIIEERYAQEGKKVFNFGLVEPGSYYARLILDANANRKYDTGNYLKQMQPETIIYYPKLLDLRSGWSLNETFILSQAVDAIPVKEEVNPEDETNPYQPEN; from the coding sequence ATGCTTAAAAAAATCTCCTATTTCCTGGCAAGTCTGTTTTTGCTGCTACTCGTTGTGCGCTGCGCCAAGCGTGGTTCTCCAGAAGGTGGGCCAAAAGATATGGACCCCCCGGTATTTGTAAGTGCAAATCCACCCAATTATTCCACAAATTTTGACGCTGAGGAGATCAGGATCAATTTCAACGAACTCATAAAACTTAAAGAGCTTCAGAAAAACCTAATCATTTCCCCACCTCTAAACCCACCTGCGCTCATTACCCCGTTAGGAGGAGCAGCGCCGTATATAAGGATAAGTATAGAAGATACGTTGTTGCCCAATACGACTTATGTATTTAATTTTGGTAATAGTGTGGTGGACAATAATGAAAACAATCCTTTCAGGTTTTTTAAATATGTAATGTCCACTGGCGACTATATTGATAGCCTGACCGTAAAAGGGGAAATCAGGGATGCTTTGCAACAACAGCCAGATGAATTTGTGACCGTCATGCTTTACGAGATAGACAGCACGTACAACGACTCCATCATTTACAAGTCTGTGCCCCGCTACGTGACCAATACGCTTGATAGTACTACCTCGTTCGAGCTTACCAATGTACGCGCAGGCAAGTATAGACTTGCCGCCTTAAAGGATGAGGCCTCTAATTATACCTTTCAACCAGATAAGGACAAGATCGCCTTTTATGATCAGGTTATTGAAGTGCCAAAAGATACCAGCTACGTGCTCACCCTGTTTATGGAAGATCCGCCGTTAAAAGCTGGGAGGCCGGTACAGACTAAACTGCAGCGTGTGGCATTTCCAATTGCCGGAAACAGAGACAGTATTTCAATTTCATTGATGAACGAAAAACCTTCAGGTTTTGAGTCGCTGGTTACCTTTAAAGAAGGGCAGGATTCACTGCGGTACTGGTACCGCCCAGAGCTTGAAAGAGACAGTCTCATTTTTGAAGTTGCTGCAGGTGCCAGTAAATTAGACACTTTTTATTTGCGCAAAAGGCCGCTTCGCCCTGATTCGCTTGCTTTTAATGCGCTTTCCCGCGGAACGATTAAAATAGGGGATGCGTTTAAGATTGAAACTACCATTCCCATAGTTTCCATAGACAGCAGCAAGATTTCGGTCATTAAATCAGATTCCTTAAATGTTGCTTTTAAGACCGGACTTTTTAAGGAAGAATCCTCTTTTCAGGTTAAGTTTAAGACGGAGGAATCGTCAAATTATCAAATCACCTTCTTGCCGGAAGCGTTAACCGATTTCTTCGGAACGACCAATGATACGCTATATTACGAAACCCAAACGAAGGTAATCGCAGACTATGGCGAATTAAAACTCACTTTACAGGAAGCAGAAAATTACCCTTATATCGTACAAATAGTAACCGAAAAAGGGGAAATTATAGAAGAGCGCTATGCCCAGGAAGGTAAAAAAGTATTTAACTTCGGCCTTGTGGAACCAGGATCGTATTATGCCCGATTGATCCTGGATGCAAATGCCAACCGAAAATACGATACCGGTAACTACCTAAAGCAAATGCAACCGGAAACGATCATTTACTATCCTAAATTACTCGATTTACGTTCGGGCTGGTCTTTGAATGAAACCTTTATACTCAGCCAGGCCGTTGATGCGATACCGGTTAAGGAAGAGGTCAATCCAGAAGATGAAACGAATCCCTATCAGCCAGAAAATTAA
- a CDS encoding cold-shock protein has product MKGTVKFFNESKGYGFITNDDTGKDIFVHATGLNGEVLEEGDQVEFIEEEGRKGMVAAQVRVLHD; this is encoded by the coding sequence ATGAAAGGTACAGTTAAATTTTTCAATGAGTCCAAAGGTTACGGATTCATAACCAATGATGATACAGGTAAAGATATCTTCGTACATGCAACCGGTCTTAACGGTGAAGTATTAGAAGAAGGAGACCAAGTAGAATTCATCGAGGAAGAAGGAAGAAAAGGCATGGTGGCTGCGCAAGTACGCGTATTACACGACTAA
- a CDS encoding T9SS type A sorting domain-containing protein → MKPTSLFFIVFLLFFSFFGQFSYGQEKNAPSRISKLRFVAKVPSLSQQIKQGTFIKSNTQGEKKEVNPKRRGANTTIPGKGFPKNGDPLAEPSKKSVNRLYDSSPIRVFDAHVSTSSDPVPSDPTGAVGPNHYVAAWNTAFSIFDKNGNKLIDDASLSTLFPDNTAGDPIVLYDAAADRFMITQFEDKDDKEGFQDGLNVAISMGPDPVNSGWYIYTAGFETGAFPDYPKYSIWRDGYYITSNIETNPNRDPDATGANVFVMQRDSMLVGGAPGFLSFALPGLQRNSFYSPQFFNVGYDELPENGGASLVFMQDDAWQGIADDHLKVWTVSTDWQTPENSSVSAPQIIPTVPFKSVFDGGSFENLRQPSGPDIDALQATIMNQAQFRAFPGYNSAVFNFVVDVSADAEEQAGVRWYELRQRSAGEPWSIFQEGTYVSPDGQNAFAASMVQDKNANIGMGFTTVDTENMLAINYTGRYPNDARGTMSVPQTLIAQSTANNPFSRYADYTHMTLDPNDQETMWFVSEYFGPGLIDVVGVFKLQPGVNTDVQISEILSPQEGTLTSTEEIRVEIRNAGLLPQGNFDISYQIDNGEFFTETFTGTIAFNETAEFTFAKTADLATVGQTYQITATTLLNGDENPDNDLQTVEVLHIPGRDVGISEIVSPITRGGQTSSESVTVAITNYGGLPQQDIPVRFSLNDGENVEEVAPVTLEPAATINYTFDQTADLAALGDYRLFTTTALENDAIPGNDSIYKTVSNFYCSPGSNCRDYNDGVIQIDFADISIQTECTPDGYANNTEVEFAIDLAEENIRSGTLQMGYENSAYIIFVDFNNNGAFEAGERVAAGSVGAANSDEAFTLDLPENVAMGKYRMRVRGKDVNEPGNLNDPCGFLEFGRTNDFTLTLFDSSIVRGIPLEEGELVILTEDNKNYGILLRDTDFEEDMIVNVFTITGQKLVQNRIEPINGNFIYDLDMSYAATGIYIVRIGTDEEGIVRKIFVK, encoded by the coding sequence ATGAAGCCTACATCCTTATTTTTCATCGTTTTTTTACTGTTTTTCAGCTTTTTTGGTCAATTTTCTTACGGCCAGGAAAAGAATGCTCCCTCCCGGATTAGTAAACTCAGGTTTGTAGCTAAAGTTCCCAGCTTATCTCAACAAATCAAGCAGGGTACATTTATAAAAAGCAATACACAAGGTGAGAAAAAAGAAGTAAATCCCAAACGCCGCGGAGCGAACACAACCATTCCCGGAAAAGGATTTCCTAAGAATGGTGATCCTCTGGCAGAGCCTTCTAAGAAAAGTGTAAATCGTTTGTATGACTCCAGCCCCATACGGGTTTTTGATGCACACGTTTCTACCAGTTCAGACCCCGTGCCCTCAGATCCCACGGGTGCTGTAGGCCCTAATCATTATGTGGCCGCCTGGAATACCGCTTTTAGTATTTTTGATAAAAACGGCAATAAGCTTATAGATGACGCTTCCCTTTCTACCTTGTTTCCTGACAATACCGCTGGTGATCCCATTGTTTTATACGATGCTGCCGCAGATCGCTTTATGATTACCCAGTTTGAAGATAAAGACGACAAAGAGGGTTTTCAGGATGGTCTTAACGTAGCCATTTCCATGGGGCCAGATCCGGTCAATAGTGGTTGGTATATTTATACGGCAGGTTTTGAGACCGGCGCATTCCCAGATTACCCCAAATACTCCATTTGGCGGGATGGATATTACATTACCTCAAATATTGAGACCAATCCCAACCGTGATCCTGATGCCACTGGCGCCAATGTTTTTGTGATGCAGCGCGATAGTATGCTAGTGGGCGGCGCGCCCGGTTTTCTCTCTTTTGCCCTACCCGGCCTGCAGCGCAATAGCTTTTACAGTCCGCAGTTTTTTAATGTGGGTTATGATGAACTTCCGGAAAACGGCGGCGCTTCACTGGTTTTTATGCAGGATGATGCCTGGCAGGGCATCGCTGACGACCATCTTAAAGTATGGACGGTAAGTACTGACTGGCAAACGCCTGAAAATTCCAGCGTTTCCGCACCACAAATCATCCCCACAGTACCATTCAAAAGTGTTTTTGACGGCGGAAGTTTTGAAAATTTAAGGCAACCCTCTGGCCCAGATATAGATGCACTACAGGCCACGATCATGAACCAGGCACAGTTTAGGGCATTTCCCGGTTATAATTCCGCTGTTTTTAATTTTGTGGTTGATGTTTCCGCAGACGCGGAAGAGCAGGCCGGCGTGCGCTGGTACGAGCTGAGACAACGCTCGGCTGGAGAACCGTGGAGCATTTTTCAGGAGGGAACCTACGTTTCGCCAGACGGGCAGAACGCATTTGCCGCAAGTATGGTGCAGGACAAAAATGCCAATATAGGTATGGGATTTACTACCGTAGATACAGAAAATATGCTTGCCATAAACTATACCGGCCGTTACCCTAACGATGCACGCGGCACCATGTCTGTGCCGCAAACACTTATTGCGCAAAGCACCGCAAACAATCCTTTTTCGCGTTATGCAGATTACACGCACATGACCCTTGATCCCAATGATCAGGAAACCATGTGGTTTGTGTCAGAATATTTTGGGCCGGGATTGATTGACGTTGTAGGTGTTTTTAAGCTGCAGCCCGGGGTCAATACAGACGTTCAGATTTCAGAAATTTTGAGTCCGCAGGAGGGCACCCTTACCTCAACCGAAGAAATCAGGGTTGAAATTCGAAACGCAGGCCTACTTCCGCAGGGAAATTTTGATATTTCTTACCAGATTGACAACGGCGAGTTTTTTACCGAAACATTCACGGGCACAATCGCCTTCAATGAAACTGCCGAATTCACTTTTGCCAAGACGGCAGACCTCGCTACGGTGGGACAAACCTACCAAATTACTGCAACCACCCTACTGAATGGCGACGAGAACCCTGATAATGATCTACAAACCGTAGAGGTGCTTCATATACCCGGACGCGATGTAGGTATCTCAGAAATTGTTTCCCCCATAACAAGAGGGGGACAGACCAGTAGTGAGAGTGTGACCGTTGCAATAACCAATTACGGTGGGCTGCCGCAGCAGGATATTCCTGTGCGGTTTTCTTTAAATGATGGTGAAAATGTAGAAGAGGTAGCACCTGTTACATTAGAACCGGCCGCAACGATCAATTATACATTTGATCAGACGGCAGATCTTGCTGCGCTGGGTGATTATCGCTTATTTACTACAACCGCACTTGAAAATGATGCCATTCCCGGTAATGATTCCATATACAAAACGGTGAGCAATTTTTATTGCAGCCCGGGCTCTAACTGTCGTGATTATAACGACGGGGTCATACAAATCGATTTTGCTGACATCAGTATACAAACCGAATGCACTCCAGACGGTTATGCTAATAATACCGAAGTGGAATTTGCCATTGATCTCGCCGAAGAAAATATACGAAGCGGTACGCTGCAAATGGGTTATGAAAATTCGGCTTACATCATTTTTGTGGATTTCAACAACAATGGTGCTTTTGAAGCTGGTGAACGGGTTGCAGCAGGATCGGTGGGGGCGGCCAATAGTGATGAAGCATTTACTTTAGACCTTCCTGAAAATGTCGCTATGGGCAAGTACCGCATGCGCGTACGCGGAAAAGATGTCAACGAGCCCGGAAACTTAAATGATCCCTGTGGATTTTTAGAATTTGGCCGTACCAATGATTTTACCCTTACCTTATTTGATTCTTCGATCGTACGTGGTATCCCGCTGGAAGAAGGCGAACTCGTCATTCTTACCGAAGACAACAAAAACTACGGAATCCTATTGCGCGATACTGATTTTGAAGAGGACATGATTGTTAATGTATTCACTATTACCGGTCAAAAACTGGTTCAGAATCGTATCGAACCTATAAATGGAAACTTTATATACGATCTCGATATGTCCTACGCCGCTACCGGAATTTATATCGTGCGCATAGGTACTGATGAGGAAGGTATTGTCAGGAAGATTTTTGTGAAGTAA